In Arthrobacter sp. StoSoilB5, one genomic interval encodes:
- a CDS encoding M3 family metallopeptidase: protein MTNPLLSPSPLPFGLPPFEAITTEDYAEAVESGLAEHLQEIQQIAGNPTPANFENTALAMEHCGLLLNRAAAAFFTLVSADASEAIRELETGLSPKFAAHQDAIYMNRSLYERFTAIDTTGLDAESDRLVQEYLKEFRQSGVQLDHNGQARLRKINAELSRLGTEFGQRVKEAMKAASLLLDDDADLAGLPAEDIAGAAEAAKAGGHDGRYLLTLIQPSNQPALAWLENRAIRRRLFEASLARGTDGGSLDVRDLVTATVRLRAEKASLLGFQNFAELVVDQQTAPDFEAVRAMLARLAPAALGNAQTEAQALAESAGHSLEPWDWAYYSAQVRREKYHVDEQVIRPYFSLETVLAEGVFFAASQLYGITFHERLDLAGYHEDVRVWEVRNDDGSSLGLFLGDYYSRESKRGGAWMNSLVEQSRLLGTQAVVINNLNITKPAPGEPALLSLDEVRTLFHEFGHALHGLFSDVTYPRFSGTSVPRDFVEYPSQVNEMWIMWPEVLKNYARHYATGEALPQEIVDHINESLLWGEGFATTEYLGAALLDVAWHVLSAEDVPADVLAFEAKALAAAGIAHPLIPPRYRTGYFQHIFAGAGYAAGYYSYIWSEVLDADTVEWFKENGGLTRTNGERFRRELLARGNSQDPMESFRAFRGRDAQLEPLLKRRGLE, encoded by the coding sequence ATGACCAATCCTCTGTTGAGCCCCAGCCCCCTGCCTTTCGGGCTGCCACCTTTTGAAGCAATCACCACTGAGGACTACGCCGAAGCCGTCGAGTCAGGACTGGCCGAACATCTCCAGGAGATCCAACAGATTGCCGGGAACCCCACCCCGGCCAATTTCGAGAACACTGCCCTGGCCATGGAACACTGCGGGCTTTTGCTCAACCGTGCCGCGGCTGCGTTCTTTACACTCGTATCGGCCGATGCATCGGAGGCCATCAGGGAGTTGGAGACTGGGTTGTCGCCCAAGTTTGCCGCACACCAAGACGCCATCTATATGAACCGAAGCTTGTATGAGCGCTTCACGGCCATTGACACCACAGGCCTGGATGCCGAATCCGACCGTCTGGTGCAGGAGTACCTCAAAGAGTTTCGGCAGTCCGGCGTTCAACTGGACCACAATGGACAGGCGCGGCTCCGGAAAATCAACGCCGAACTCTCACGTCTGGGCACCGAATTCGGCCAACGCGTCAAGGAGGCCATGAAGGCTGCATCACTTCTCCTCGACGACGACGCGGACCTGGCTGGCTTGCCCGCCGAAGATATCGCAGGCGCTGCCGAGGCCGCCAAAGCCGGGGGTCACGACGGCAGGTACCTCCTGACGTTGATCCAGCCAAGCAACCAACCCGCCCTCGCCTGGCTCGAAAACCGGGCCATCCGGCGTCGGCTGTTTGAAGCCTCCCTCGCGCGGGGAACCGACGGCGGGAGCCTGGACGTCCGCGATCTGGTGACGGCAACAGTCCGTTTACGTGCGGAGAAAGCGAGCCTGCTGGGCTTTCAAAACTTCGCGGAGCTCGTGGTGGACCAGCAAACGGCCCCGGACTTCGAGGCAGTGCGGGCAATGCTGGCACGGTTGGCACCTGCAGCGCTCGGAAATGCCCAAACCGAGGCCCAGGCTTTGGCCGAATCCGCGGGTCATTCGCTGGAGCCCTGGGACTGGGCCTATTATTCCGCCCAGGTTCGGCGGGAAAAGTACCACGTGGACGAACAGGTCATCAGGCCCTATTTCAGCCTTGAAACGGTCTTGGCTGAGGGTGTCTTCTTCGCGGCGAGCCAGCTCTACGGCATCACGTTCCATGAACGGCTGGACCTCGCCGGGTACCACGAGGACGTCCGCGTATGGGAGGTCCGGAACGATGACGGCAGCAGCCTGGGTCTCTTCCTTGGAGACTATTACAGCCGCGAATCCAAGCGCGGAGGAGCCTGGATGAACTCGCTCGTGGAACAGTCGCGGCTCCTTGGCACACAGGCCGTGGTGATCAACAACCTCAACATCACCAAGCCGGCACCGGGTGAGCCGGCACTCCTCTCCCTGGACGAGGTCCGGACGCTATTCCATGAATTCGGGCATGCATTGCACGGCTTGTTCTCGGACGTGACTTATCCCCGGTTCTCCGGGACGTCCGTACCTCGCGACTTCGTGGAATACCCGTCGCAGGTCAACGAGATGTGGATCATGTGGCCGGAAGTACTGAAGAACTACGCCCGCCACTACGCCACAGGCGAGGCGCTTCCCCAGGAGATCGTGGACCACATCAACGAATCACTGCTGTGGGGTGAGGGATTTGCCACCACGGAATACCTGGGGGCAGCGTTGCTGGATGTGGCATGGCACGTGCTGTCCGCGGAGGACGTCCCTGCGGACGTGCTTGCCTTTGAAGCCAAGGCCCTCGCCGCCGCCGGCATCGCACACCCGCTGATTCCGCCGCGCTACCGCACCGGCTACTTCCAGCACATCTTTGCCGGAGCCGGATACGCTGCCGGCTACTACTCGTACATCTGGAGCGAGGTCCTGGACGCGGACACCGTTGAGTGGTTCAAGGAAAACGGCGGCCTGACCCGCACAAACGGCGAGCGGTTCCGTCGCGAGCTGCTCGCCCGGGGAAACAGCCAGGATCCGATGGAATCGTTCCGGGCGTTCCGCGGCAGGGACGCCCAACTCGAGCCGCTCCTGAAGCGGCGCGGACTGGAGTAG